A DNA window from Magnetococcales bacterium contains the following coding sequences:
- a CDS encoding ShlB/FhaC/HecB family hemolysin secretion/activation protein, translated as MLIGLRISTLLIIVHIFLLVHPGLFNSAHANDGGRFASSSKTTSTTREIPEEAELFADDSRLREVNIKFCGIEISGYTGTAVKRLPKKNLEMLFGKHFNDSSKLQPEKKCLATQNNKETLNLISDDGNVRSVQLSSVIDFVKCITMILRNEQDPKKDKCVFNNEALDHRSGQSDQTSREAKKNSESSQSDTHLGGHGHSSGSRNDDQVHNEDKKSIFFDFFFSNKDANNYFLSRMSFLPNSLDIIDTNDNGTQKFADNNAKPVKVHLVIGKVGDIEISSSSSNKEERASLVKTVIDSFNQVSTSDISIDNPEIVTRLAIQLIIKFLTENERTDQFVKIIFENVMNMEPGNDNFKELINMYEENRFNSDTIRQAHFIELINRLVTKDNHAAIKRILESMKKNNIQVGDDVIRANSHLEMIANNKQNKRNEPYKCYTASNNRKIEEKICEVLRPLREENPLSRLTLDRTLSMANKLPGIDVEAVLTPPLKDGKPNTGNTTEMTVNWKLRRIEWTTGADNSGSEAMGPVIGWNRLDVNYVATPGDQLSWMFAGIPDEELSYNKLGYLFPIGHAGYYSRIGVSTDNANLGGTFRPLDVIVDDHQEEIAFGLNIPRDRYSQMKIETGLHFTNVDSMLGGRIFAHDEVARAFLGGSFDRQRNIIELQDEDNALPGTYNLGIRTEISHGLRLHGMYSEDRSAMTSRPEAGPDFTKINFEVNLLREFSKSFSDKNTRKLWPSIVNFLTQKSTNRFYIAADSIAQYATQPLLSSEEVAYGGRMFASAYETGKISGDSGIALRGKFGWKVLLALENRSPYTMCNPLLMQCNAENDPEFASHLMHRFQLEPFAFTEYAQTWNRDLESQRLGTENEYLLSGGSGLGVSWQPDQKPRYEKCKERDKDCSPILPIEQISSQLSLAWPLNDSMADPDSDRPEFRWSFALQFFVPDF; from the coding sequence ATGTTAATTGGCTTAAGAATATCAACCCTGCTTATTATCGTTCATATTTTTCTTCTTGTTCATCCTGGACTATTCAATAGTGCGCATGCAAACGATGGCGGGCGCTTTGCCAGCTCATCTAAAACGACGAGTACCACTAGAGAAATACCAGAAGAAGCTGAATTGTTTGCCGACGATAGCAGGCTTCGTGAGGTAAATATAAAATTTTGTGGGATAGAAATTAGTGGTTACACTGGAACGGCTGTCAAAAGATTGCCAAAGAAAAATCTTGAAATGTTGTTTGGTAAACATTTCAATGATTCCTCAAAATTACAACCTGAAAAAAAATGCCTGGCGACACAAAATAATAAAGAAACACTAAACCTTATTTCAGATGATGGAAATGTGCGATCGGTGCAACTATCATCTGTTATCGATTTTGTAAAATGTATAACAATGATACTTCGAAACGAACAAGATCCAAAGAAGGATAAATGTGTTTTTAACAATGAAGCCCTCGATCATCGTTCCGGCCAAAGCGACCAAACCAGTCGGGAAGCCAAAAAAAATTCTGAATCATCCCAATCAGATACGCACCTAGGCGGTCATGGTCATTCATCTGGTAGCCGAAACGACGATCAAGTCCACAATGAAGATAAAAAGTCAATATTTTTTGACTTTTTTTTCTCAAATAAAGATGCAAACAATTACTTTCTATCAAGAATGTCTTTTCTTCCCAATAGTCTGGACATAATAGATACGAACGACAATGGTACACAAAAATTTGCAGATAACAATGCCAAGCCTGTTAAGGTACATCTTGTTATCGGAAAAGTAGGAGATATAGAAATAAGCAGCAGTAGTTCAAATAAAGAAGAAAGGGCATCTCTTGTCAAGACAGTTATTGATTCATTCAACCAAGTTTCAACTTCAGACATATCTATAGATAACCCGGAAATAGTAACAAGGCTCGCGATCCAATTGATCATCAAATTCTTAACGGAAAATGAACGAACCGATCAATTCGTTAAAATTATTTTTGAAAACGTCATGAACATGGAGCCAGGCAATGACAATTTTAAAGAACTTATTAATATGTATGAGGAAAATAGATTTAATAGTGATACGATAAGGCAAGCACACTTTATCGAATTAATCAATAGACTCGTTACTAAAGATAATCATGCGGCAATAAAAAGAATCCTGGAGTCAATGAAAAAGAATAATATCCAAGTTGGTGACGATGTAATTCGAGCTAACAGTCATCTTGAAATGATTGCGAATAATAAACAAAATAAAAGAAATGAACCATATAAATGCTATACTGCATCAAATAATAGAAAGATTGAAGAAAAAATATGTGAAGTACTGCGACCATTGAGAGAAGAAAATCCACTATCACGTCTGACCCTGGATCGCACATTATCGATGGCCAACAAACTGCCAGGAATCGATGTAGAGGCTGTCCTTACACCTCCTCTGAAAGATGGCAAGCCAAACACTGGAAACACCACCGAAATGACCGTCAATTGGAAACTGAGACGAATTGAATGGACCACCGGCGCGGATAATTCCGGCAGTGAGGCGATGGGGCCTGTCATCGGATGGAATCGCCTTGATGTCAATTATGTTGCAACTCCAGGAGATCAACTCTCCTGGATGTTTGCCGGGATCCCTGATGAAGAGCTTTCATACAACAAACTCGGCTACTTGTTTCCGATCGGACATGCCGGCTATTACAGTCGGATCGGGGTATCCACGGATAATGCAAATCTTGGAGGAACATTCCGCCCATTGGATGTCATCGTCGATGATCACCAGGAAGAAATTGCGTTTGGATTGAACATACCACGCGATCGATACAGTCAAATGAAAATTGAAACGGGATTGCATTTTACAAATGTGGATTCAATGCTTGGCGGACGCATTTTTGCTCATGATGAAGTAGCAAGGGCATTCCTCGGTGGATCCTTCGATCGTCAACGAAATATCATTGAACTCCAGGATGAAGACAATGCTCTTCCCGGAACCTATAATCTTGGAATCCGAACGGAAATTTCTCATGGCCTCAGATTGCATGGAATGTACAGTGAGGACAGGTCCGCCATGACATCGAGGCCTGAAGCCGGACCTGATTTTACAAAGATCAACTTTGAAGTAAACTTGTTGCGCGAGTTTAGCAAAAGCTTTAGTGATAAAAATACAAGAAAACTTTGGCCATCGATAGTAAATTTTCTTACCCAAAAAAGTACCAACAGATTTTATATTGCCGCAGATTCCATTGCACAATACGCAACACAGCCACTTCTATCATCTGAAGAAGTGGCTTATGGCGGACGAATGTTTGCATCGGCCTATGAGACAGGAAAAATATCAGGAGACAGTGGCATCGCCCTGAGGGGAAAATTCGGATGGAAAGTTCTTCTCGCATTGGAGAACCGATCCCCATACACAATGTGCAATCCGTTACTGATGCAATGCAATGCAGAAAATGACCCAGAGTTCGCATCTCATCTGATGCATCGTTTCCAGCTCGAACCATTTGCCTTCACCGAATACGCGCAAACCTGGAACAGAGACCTGGAAAGCCAACGGCTTGGAACCGAAAACGAATATCTTCTTTCGGGCGGTAGCGGATTGGGTGTGTCCTGGCAACCCGATCAAAAACCAAGATACGAAAAATGTAAGGAAAGAGATAAAGATTGCTCCCCCATTCTGCCTATTGAACAAATTTCATCGCAACTGTCCCTGGCGTGGCCATTGAACGATTCCATGGCCGATCCGGACTCGGACAGGCCCGAGTTTCGATGGAGTTTTGCGCTCCAGTTTTTTGTCCCGGATTTTTGA
- a CDS encoding NUDIX domain-containing protein, whose amino-acid sequence MRYCPQCGRETIMRTVDRRERRVCPDGACGFVFWNNPVPVVAVIVETTEGVVLAHHVSWAPGKFSIITGFLEAGEDPAATACRETREELGLTPRQPTLIGVYPFARSNQVLLAYHLVAEGDIILNEELDAFKIIPRNKMKAWPFGTGLAVADWLKMIGLTPGRDGALPGRTLEEKPSKI is encoded by the coding sequence ATGCGCTATTGTCCGCAATGTGGAAGGGAAACGATCATGCGCACCGTGGATCGGCGTGAGCGACGGGTGTGTCCCGATGGGGCGTGTGGGTTTGTGTTCTGGAACAATCCGGTGCCGGTGGTGGCAGTCATCGTCGAGACGACGGAGGGGGTGGTGCTGGCCCATCATGTCTCCTGGGCGCCCGGGAAATTTTCCATCATCACCGGGTTTCTCGAAGCGGGGGAAGATCCGGCTGCGACCGCCTGTCGCGAAACCCGGGAAGAATTGGGTTTGACGCCGCGACAACCCACCTTGATCGGGGTCTATCCCTTTGCCCGTTCAAACCAGGTGTTGCTCGCCTATCATCTTGTCGCCGAGGGAGACATCATCCTCAATGAGGAGCTTGACGCCTTCAAGATCATTCCCAGGAATAAAATGAAGGCCTGGCCGTTTGGAACCGGCCTTGCCGTTGCCGATTGGCTGAAGATGATCGGGTTGACCCCGGGAAGGGACGGCGCCCTTCCCGGTCGCACTCTGGAGGAAAAACCTTCGAAGATTTGA